A window of Streptomyces marispadix contains these coding sequences:
- a CDS encoding AMP-binding protein, whose product MTVSIPSGTGLPAGSLLDILRVRTEQAPDAPAFSFPAFDERSGRPLPAAGLTRQQLDTRARAVAATLQQSGARGERVLLLLPPGPDFVAGQFGCYYAGACVVACAPPKGAPDTVQGERFVQIGLDAGVSAVVCQAGRGGELRAAWRESGVADVPWIEVDGELADPDLWTAPKVAGGDLALMQYTSGSTGSPKGVMVSQDNLLEQLRVFRDLAELPDGAEVVTWMPVYHALGIAGTVTMSQFIGGRCTLLTPEDFVAEPFRWLKAISEADAPVFSCGPNFAYDRCVEHVTPEQREQLDLSRWHSAFNAAERIQARTVEEFTRAFAPHGFRREAWFPGYGLTEVTLGISGRRSADPLALSVDAAELEQGRVRPVEAGSGARTAELVGCGPAHPRVRMLIVDPATRRECPSGEVGEVWVSGDVVNQGYWQRPEQTEETFAGELADGSGPFLRTGDLAFRHDDEIVVCGRLKELIIVRGRNIHPQDVEAAARRAHPSLATAPAAAFSVDAEEGERLVLVQAVEDAGDLDLAALGARIRTAVAADEEVEPHAVVFVKPDGIPMTGSGKIRRTTCRQSYLDGEIDALHTDVSRPRTTAPGPAAEETSAAPLRDMALALPDELRGQVVTAEVRRRIAAALGTSQDELPADTPLIALGLESLRIVELRYALGRDFDVSLPMADFVRGSVTDVVTRLLRGLQGDSPQGIAWPEVTADPANRHEPFPLTEIQHGYLVGRSSAYDLGGSSIHLYTEYDCADLDLERLRRALDALVRRQEMLRAVISADGRQRILPDVGEVPVTVYDYQGCERAALDAHLAELREELGHQVLPLDQWPMFDVRVTWTGDPGSTRARVHVSLDLLVADVASVRLFFLELGDLYADPEAQLPPLQVSFRDYVIAAQALRDTDAYARSKAYWLDRIDTLPPNPRLPLVPGGLPDGARPERKRRLSRLDAPRWSRVKERAAAHGITPSAVQLAAYAAVLGTWSRSGHFTVDVPLFNRHPLHPDIDRIIGDFTSVTLLEVDLRPGGGFLALARRIQQQLWRDLDHRFFSGVEVMREITRSRGVPVGSYAGIVFASAREQGRDQDFQQGELGADWLGETVYAVSQTPQVLLDHQVYEERGALSYKWDAVEAMFPPGVMDEMFGAYDRLLHALADGEDAWGPDGTDLLPPAQRQLADEANDTAGESPDELLCTAVVEQAVRHPGRVAVIASGGSLTYGELYRHACRLGRRLRELGAAPGELVAVSLPKCVEQITAVLAVHLSGAAYTPLDPDLPKERQDRLLAHSGARLVLTPAGRLRAGPSR is encoded by the coding sequence ATGACTGTCAGCATCCCGTCCGGCACCGGGCTTCCCGCCGGGAGCCTCCTCGACATCCTCCGCGTGCGGACCGAACAGGCGCCTGACGCACCGGCGTTCAGCTTCCCCGCCTTCGACGAGCGGTCGGGTCGCCCCCTGCCCGCCGCGGGTCTCACCCGGCAACAGCTCGACACCAGAGCACGGGCGGTGGCCGCCACGCTTCAGCAGAGCGGCGCACGGGGCGAACGCGTACTGCTGCTGCTGCCGCCCGGACCTGACTTCGTGGCAGGCCAGTTCGGCTGCTACTACGCGGGCGCCTGCGTCGTGGCCTGTGCGCCTCCGAAGGGCGCGCCCGACACCGTGCAGGGTGAGCGCTTCGTTCAGATCGGCCTGGACGCGGGAGTCTCCGCCGTGGTCTGCCAGGCCGGGCGCGGCGGCGAACTCCGCGCCGCCTGGCGGGAGTCGGGTGTGGCGGACGTGCCGTGGATCGAGGTGGACGGTGAGCTGGCCGACCCGGATCTGTGGACCGCGCCGAAGGTCGCGGGCGGCGATCTGGCGCTGATGCAGTACACCTCGGGCTCCACGGGCTCGCCCAAGGGCGTCATGGTCTCCCAGGACAATCTCCTCGAACAGCTCCGTGTCTTCCGCGACTTGGCCGAACTGCCCGACGGCGCCGAGGTCGTGACCTGGATGCCCGTCTACCATGCGCTGGGCATCGCCGGGACCGTCACGATGTCCCAGTTCATCGGCGGACGGTGCACGCTTCTCACGCCGGAGGACTTCGTCGCCGAGCCGTTCCGCTGGCTCAAGGCGATCTCCGAAGCCGACGCCCCGGTCTTCAGTTGCGGCCCCAACTTCGCCTATGACCGCTGCGTCGAGCATGTGACGCCCGAGCAGCGCGAGCAACTCGACCTGAGCCGCTGGCACTCCGCCTTCAACGCCGCGGAGCGCATCCAGGCCCGCACTGTCGAGGAGTTCACCCGTGCCTTCGCCCCGCACGGTTTCCGGCGGGAGGCGTGGTTCCCGGGCTACGGGCTCACCGAGGTGACGCTCGGCATCAGCGGAAGGCGCAGCGCGGACCCGCTGGCCCTGTCCGTCGACGCCGCCGAGCTGGAGCAGGGCCGGGTACGCCCCGTGGAGGCCGGCTCCGGGGCGCGTACCGCCGAACTCGTCGGCTGCGGCCCCGCCCACCCCCGGGTCCGCATGCTCATCGTCGACCCCGCGACGCGCCGCGAGTGCCCCTCGGGCGAGGTGGGCGAGGTGTGGGTCAGCGGCGACGTCGTCAACCAGGGCTACTGGCAGCGCCCCGAACAGACCGAGGAGACCTTCGCCGGTGAACTCGCCGACGGCTCGGGTCCGTTCCTGCGCACCGGGGACCTCGCTTTCCGGCACGACGACGAGATCGTGGTGTGCGGGCGGCTGAAGGAACTCATCATCGTGCGGGGACGCAACATCCACCCGCAGGACGTGGAGGCCGCCGCCCGCCGGGCGCACCCGTCGCTGGCGACGGCACCGGCGGCGGCGTTCTCCGTGGACGCCGAGGAAGGCGAACGCCTCGTACTCGTCCAGGCAGTCGAGGACGCCGGGGATCTCGACCTCGCGGCGCTCGGTGCCCGTATCCGTACGGCCGTCGCCGCCGACGAGGAAGTCGAGCCGCACGCCGTGGTGTTCGTCAAGCCCGACGGGATTCCGATGACGGGCAGCGGCAAGATCCGCCGCACCACCTGCCGCCAGTCGTATCTCGACGGTGAGATCGACGCGCTGCACACCGACGTCAGCCGCCCACGCACCACGGCACCCGGCCCCGCGGCGGAGGAGACTTCGGCCGCCCCGCTGCGGGACATGGCCCTCGCCCTGCCCGACGAGCTGCGCGGCCAGGTGGTGACGGCGGAGGTGCGCCGCCGCATCGCCGCGGCCCTGGGTACGTCGCAGGACGAACTGCCCGCGGACACACCGCTGATCGCGCTCGGCCTGGAGTCGCTGCGCATCGTGGAGCTGCGCTACGCCCTCGGCCGGGACTTCGACGTGTCGCTGCCCATGGCGGACTTCGTCCGAGGCAGCGTCACGGACGTGGTGACGCGGCTGCTGCGGGGACTTCAGGGCGACAGCCCGCAGGGCATCGCCTGGCCCGAGGTGACCGCCGACCCGGCGAACCGGCACGAGCCGTTCCCTCTCACCGAGATCCAGCACGGCTACCTCGTCGGCCGCAGCAGCGCCTACGACCTGGGCGGCTCCTCCATCCACCTCTACACGGAGTACGACTGCGCCGATCTGGACCTGGAGCGGCTGCGCCGGGCACTCGACGCCCTGGTGCGGCGGCAGGAGATGCTCCGTGCCGTGATCTCGGCGGACGGCCGTCAGCGCATCCTGCCCGACGTGGGCGAGGTGCCCGTCACGGTCTACGACTACCAGGGCTGCGAACGGGCCGCGCTCGACGCGCACTTGGCGGAACTCCGGGAGGAACTGGGCCATCAGGTACTGCCGTTGGACCAGTGGCCCATGTTCGACGTACGGGTCACCTGGACCGGCGACCCCGGCAGCACACGGGCCCGTGTGCATGTGAGCCTCGACCTGCTGGTGGCCGATGTCGCGAGCGTCCGGCTGTTCTTCCTGGAACTCGGCGACCTCTACGCCGACCCCGAGGCTCAACTCCCGCCCTTGCAGGTGTCGTTCCGCGACTATGTCATCGCCGCGCAGGCCCTGCGGGACACCGACGCCTACGCCCGCTCCAAGGCGTACTGGCTCGACCGCATCGACACGCTGCCGCCCAACCCCCGGCTCCCCCTCGTGCCAGGCGGTCTCCCCGACGGCGCACGCCCCGAACGCAAACGCCGCCTCAGCAGACTCGACGCCCCGCGCTGGAGCCGCGTGAAGGAGCGTGCCGCCGCACACGGCATCACCCCCTCGGCGGTTCAACTCGCCGCCTACGCCGCCGTGTTGGGGACCTGGAGCCGTAGCGGGCACTTCACCGTCGACGTACCTCTCTTCAACCGGCACCCGCTGCATCCGGACATCGACCGGATCATCGGCGACTTCACGTCGGTGACGCTGCTGGAGGTCGATCTTCGTCCCGGCGGCGGCTTCCTCGCCCTCGCCCGGCGCATCCAGCAGCAGCTCTGGCGGGACCTGGACCACCGCTTCTTCAGCGGAGTCGAGGTGATGCGTGAGATCACCCGCAGCCGCGGCGTCCCCGTCGGCTCCTACGCCGGGATCGTCTTCGCCAGCGCCCGCGAACAGGGCCGCGACCAGGACTTCCAGCAGGGCGAACTCGGGGCGGACTGGCTGGGCGAGACGGTCTACGCGGTCTCCCAGACGCCGCAGGTCCTCCTCGACCACCAGGTCTACGAGGAGCGGGGCGCGCTGTCGTACAAGTGGGACGCCGTCGAGGCGATGTTCCCGCCGGGCGTCATGGACGAGATGTTCGGCGCCTACGACCGGCTCCTGCACGCCCTCGCCGACGGCGAGGACGCATGGGGACCGGACGGCACGGACCTACTTCCGCCCGCGCAGCGGCAGTTGGCGGACGAGGCCAACGACACCGCGGGCGAGTCACCCGACGAGCTGCTGTGCACCGCCGTCGTGGAACAGGCCGTCCGGCACCCCGGCCGTGTCGCCGTGATCGCCTCCGGGGGCTCCCTCACCTACGGCGAGCTGTACCGGCACGCCTGCCGCCTGGGGCGCCGCCTCCGCGAACTCGGCGCGGCTCCCGGCGAGTTGGTCGCGGTGTCGCTTCCCAAGTGCGTGGAGCAGATCACCGCCGTGCTCGCCGTCCATCTCTCCGGCGCCGCCTACACACCGCTCGACCCCGACCTGCCGAAGGAACGCCAGGACAGGCTGCTGGCACACTCCGGCGCACGGCTCGTGCTGACGCCGGCTGGGCGGCTCCGGGCTGGACCGTCCCGGTGA
- a CDS encoding amino acid adenylation domain-containing protein produces the protein MTEVPVDLDGTGDDSPLPTVQHPDDLAYVLYTSGSTGEPKGVAQSHRSVLNTVADFADRCALTPDDRALGLSALSFDLSVGDLFATLRSGGALVLPEPDALKDPGRWLELMAEHRVTVWNSVPALMRMLVEHVGVPAVWSGAAHPGLEALRVVWFSGDWIPVDLPGRVRTIAPHARVVASGGPTETAIWCVAHEVTDDDADRVSIPYGRPMRNHTIDVLNDRMQPCPVWVTGEMYIGGSGLADGYWRDPERTAESFVTDPASGRRLYRSGDLGRRLPNGEIEILGREDFQVKIRGHRIELGEIEAALLRHDDIRSAAVTPVGESHESARLAAVYVAGSRRAAVADEDRTRTDGTDDKPAPGGHDVYDEALGDVVTDPMKRLEFKARRPGLRTDLEGDAHPLATAAPPTTQEEPTAQEGRSGVPPRRSRRTYGAGQLSLSALGRLLEPLRTEADPGGMLPRRRYASAGALYPVQTYLYVADGRVEGLAGGTYYHDPDGHRLVEVRPGALLDAGIHAPDNQETHRNAAFALFLVARLDAIEPLYGKRARDFSVLEAGLMTQLLDNAAPENGIGLCQVGYFHDTEALHTALELGPSADVVHGMLGGVLTEEPESREGGEGGEGGAEVATARGQSGASATPRGRLADELPGYLAASLPGYMVPATYVEVPELPLTARGKLDRAALRRLAEEAGSAATAAEEGAGGDGGAENETEAAILSVFRAELGASAAITVRDRFFDMGADSVALVRVHRALQAELGREFPLMTMFEHSTIRRLAGFLAGARPEQDTVDEAFARARRRSRRRRPSGRHE, from the coding sequence GTGACCGAGGTGCCCGTCGATCTCGACGGCACCGGTGACGACTCCCCGCTCCCCACCGTGCAGCATCCGGACGATCTCGCCTACGTCCTCTACACCTCCGGCTCCACCGGCGAGCCCAAGGGCGTGGCACAGTCGCACCGCTCGGTGCTCAACACCGTCGCGGACTTCGCCGACCGCTGCGCGCTCACCCCCGACGACCGCGCGCTGGGCCTCTCCGCCCTCAGCTTCGACCTGTCCGTGGGGGACCTCTTCGCCACGCTGCGCAGCGGCGGCGCCCTGGTGCTGCCGGAACCCGACGCCCTCAAGGACCCCGGCCGATGGCTGGAGTTGATGGCCGAACACCGCGTCACCGTGTGGAACTCCGTACCCGCGCTGATGCGGATGCTCGTCGAGCACGTAGGAGTCCCGGCGGTGTGGAGCGGCGCCGCGCATCCCGGCCTGGAGGCGCTGCGCGTGGTGTGGTTCTCCGGCGACTGGATTCCGGTCGACCTGCCCGGGCGCGTACGGACGATCGCACCGCACGCACGTGTGGTGGCCTCCGGCGGCCCGACCGAGACGGCGATCTGGTGCGTCGCCCACGAGGTGACCGACGACGACGCCGACCGCGTGTCCATCCCCTACGGCCGCCCGATGCGCAACCACACCATCGACGTCCTCAACGACCGAATGCAGCCGTGCCCCGTGTGGGTGACCGGCGAGATGTACATCGGCGGCAGCGGACTGGCCGACGGCTACTGGCGTGACCCGGAACGCACCGCGGAGTCCTTTGTGACCGACCCCGCCTCCGGGCGCCGCCTGTACCGGTCGGGCGATCTGGGACGCCGGCTCCCGAACGGCGAGATCGAGATTCTCGGCCGTGAGGACTTCCAGGTGAAGATCCGCGGCCACCGCATCGAACTCGGCGAGATCGAGGCGGCGTTGCTGCGCCACGACGACATCCGCTCGGCCGCGGTCACTCCCGTGGGCGAAAGCCACGAGAGCGCACGACTCGCGGCCGTCTACGTCGCCGGCTCCCGCCGGGCCGCGGTGGCGGACGAGGACCGTACCCGTACGGACGGTACGGACGACAAGCCCGCACCCGGCGGTCACGACGTCTACGACGAGGCGCTGGGCGACGTCGTGACGGATCCGATGAAGCGGCTCGAATTCAAGGCGCGCCGCCCCGGCCTGCGTACGGATCTCGAAGGAGACGCACACCCGCTCGCCACCGCGGCCCCGCCCACTACGCAAGAGGAGCCCACGGCGCAGGAGGGACGGTCCGGCGTTCCGCCCCGCCGTAGCCGACGCACCTACGGCGCCGGGCAGTTGAGCCTGTCCGCTCTCGGACGGCTGCTGGAACCGCTGCGCACCGAGGCGGACCCCGGAGGGATGCTGCCGCGCCGCCGCTACGCCTCCGCCGGAGCCCTCTATCCCGTACAGACCTATCTCTACGTCGCCGACGGCCGCGTCGAGGGACTGGCCGGAGGCACCTACTACCACGACCCCGACGGTCACCGGCTGGTGGAGGTGAGGCCCGGAGCGCTGCTCGACGCCGGCATCCACGCTCCCGACAACCAGGAGACGCACCGCAACGCCGCGTTCGCGCTCTTCCTCGTGGCCCGACTCGACGCCATCGAGCCGCTGTACGGAAAGCGGGCCCGGGACTTCAGCGTGCTCGAAGCGGGCCTGATGACCCAGCTTCTGGACAACGCGGCACCCGAGAACGGCATCGGACTCTGCCAGGTCGGCTACTTCCACGACACCGAAGCGCTGCACACGGCACTGGAGTTGGGGCCGTCGGCGGACGTGGTGCACGGGATGCTCGGCGGCGTCCTCACCGAGGAGCCCGAGAGCCGCGAGGGCGGCGAAGGGGGCGAAGGGGGCGCCGAAGTCGCCACCGCCCGGGGGCAGTCGGGCGCGTCGGCCACGCCCCGGGGGCGGCTGGCGGACGAGCTGCCCGGCTATCTCGCCGCCTCGCTGCCCGGCTATATGGTGCCCGCCACCTATGTGGAGGTGCCCGAACTCCCGCTCACGGCAAGGGGGAAGCTGGACCGCGCCGCCCTGCGGCGGCTCGCCGAGGAGGCGGGCAGCGCCGCCACCGCAGCGGAGGAGGGCGCCGGTGGCGACGGCGGCGCGGAGAACGAGACGGAGGCGGCGATCCTCTCCGTCTTCCGTGCCGAACTGGGCGCGAGCGCCGCGATCACGGTCCGCGACCGGTTCTTCGACATGGGTGCCGACTCCGTGGCACTGGTGCGCGTGCACCGGGCGCTTCAGGCGGAGTTGGGCCGGGAGTTCCCGCTGATGACCATGTTCGAGCACTCCACGATCCGGCGCCTCGCCGGCTTCCTGGCCGGGGCGCGGCCCGAACAGGACACCGTGGACGAGGCGTTCGCCCGTGCTCGCCGCAGGTCACGGCGCCGCCGTCCGTCGGGGCGGCATGAGTGA
- a CDS encoding AMP-binding protein translates to MSEPVHGPGAAAPRLPPGAPLCRVPFLAAEFHGAVRFGCDVRWRAGRSLVDSVAGFADAVARHARRLRAAGVRPGSVVAVIRRNHADLQALLYAALHVGAVPALLPLRLGRDRLLDCLGALDRPHLLLDVAGVVRLDGAEEAVRSRCGRVFTLSVVDESTHWWAPPLPHGGDEAPHGGGGAPHGSTPEDPGSGPGAEPVSGPRLSGRRTGSGPCPDSGPGPGPDEVVTYDLRDGRLRALSGGELRARADQSTSGRPARGPGADAAHFDFCSPDACATVLGALVHEVPFLALTRTESPTLEAFLRDHRPVSLEAPAEVLADWAPLAAAPTMPFSSVRRFVASDGPLDRRTVRTLLDASAAPRPFFVQRGAAEAPAVR, encoded by the coding sequence ATGAGTGAGCCGGTACACGGACCGGGCGCAGCGGCGCCGCGCCTGCCCCCTGGTGCGCCGCTGTGCCGAGTCCCGTTTCTGGCGGCGGAGTTCCACGGCGCGGTGCGGTTCGGCTGCGACGTCCGCTGGCGGGCGGGACGGTCCCTCGTCGACTCGGTCGCGGGCTTCGCCGATGCCGTCGCGCGGCATGCCCGCCGTCTTCGGGCGGCGGGCGTACGGCCCGGCAGCGTCGTAGCGGTGATCAGGCGCAATCACGCAGACCTTCAGGCGCTGCTGTACGCGGCGCTGCACGTCGGGGCCGTCCCTGCGCTGCTGCCGCTGCGGCTGGGACGGGATCGGCTCCTGGACTGCCTGGGCGCGTTGGACCGTCCGCATCTTCTCCTGGACGTCGCTGGTGTGGTGCGGCTGGACGGGGCGGAGGAGGCGGTGCGCAGCCGCTGCGGCAGGGTCTTCACGCTGTCGGTGGTGGACGAGTCGACGCATTGGTGGGCTCCGCCCCTTCCGCACGGCGGTGACGAGGCGCCGCACGGAGGCGGCGGAGCGCCGCACGGCAGCACACCGGAAGACCCGGGCTCCGGCCCCGGCGCCGAGCCCGTCAGCGGCCCCCGCCTCAGCGGCCGTCGTACCGGCTCCGGTCCCTGTCCCGACTCCGGTCCCGGTCCCGGTCCCGACGAGGTCGTCACATACGACCTCCGCGACGGCAGGCTGAGGGCGCTCAGCGGCGGCGAACTGCGGGCACGCGCCGACCAGTCGACGTCGGGCCGCCCCGCAAGGGGGCCCGGCGCCGACGCCGCCCACTTCGACTTCTGCTCCCCCGACGCCTGTGCGACCGTACTCGGGGCCCTTGTGCACGAGGTGCCGTTCCTCGCGCTGACGCGCACCGAGTCGCCCACGCTGGAGGCGTTCCTTCGCGACCACCGTCCGGTCTCGCTGGAGGCTCCGGCCGAAGTCCTCGCCGACTGGGCGCCGTTGGCCGCCGCGCCGACGATGCCGTTCTCCTCGGTGCGCAGATTCGTCGCCAGCGACGGGCCGTTGGACCGGCGGACGGTACGGACGCTGCTCGACGCGTCCGCCGCGCCCCGCCCTTTCTTCGTTCAGCGGGGCGCCGCGGAGGCGCCCGCCGTGCGATGA
- a CDS encoding cupin-like domain-containing protein has translation MSRSHVVDSLTATDFLDNHLRPGRPVVVRGALNGWKVPPPWDLASLRERFGDFEVPLFDTLFELEELVTFADYVDTHTGRDGGTSIPPYLRWFTRQRQDQTITADDAFEELADDWAMPSWLPEGDYVFPPADGQLDATRDPFPARGLFVCGTGGRTRLHVDPWASDACLCQATGDKRFIMYPPEAGELLTDGEGGTVDLDDPDDARFPRWRDAVPVLDEVLSPGDAIFIPQGWYHTAIALQDSVSLTWNFTHRVHQERFEAYVRSGGGADPVVSYFISGGVRP, from the coding sequence ATGTCACGCTCTCACGTGGTCGACTCGCTCACCGCGACGGACTTTCTCGACAACCACCTGCGGCCCGGCAGACCGGTCGTGGTCAGAGGAGCCCTGAACGGCTGGAAGGTGCCGCCTCCTTGGGACCTCGCATCGCTCAGGGAACGCTTCGGCGACTTCGAAGTGCCGCTGTTCGACACGCTCTTCGAGCTGGAGGAGCTGGTCACCTTCGCCGACTACGTCGACACCCACACCGGCCGGGACGGCGGCACCTCGATACCGCCGTATCTGCGCTGGTTCACCCGGCAGCGCCAGGACCAGACGATCACCGCCGACGACGCCTTCGAGGAACTGGCCGACGACTGGGCGATGCCGTCATGGCTGCCCGAGGGCGACTACGTCTTCCCGCCCGCGGACGGGCAACTCGACGCCACCAGGGACCCGTTCCCCGCCAGGGGCCTGTTCGTCTGCGGCACGGGCGGACGTACCCGGCTGCACGTCGATCCATGGGCCAGCGACGCTTGTCTGTGCCAGGCGACCGGCGACAAGCGCTTCATCATGTATCCGCCGGAGGCAGGTGAGCTGCTCACCGACGGAGAGGGCGGCACGGTGGACCTCGACGATCCGGACGACGCACGCTTCCCGCGCTGGCGGGATGCCGTCCCCGTACTCGACGAGGTCCTCTCGCCCGGTGACGCCATCTTCATCCCGCAGGGCTGGTACCACACGGCCATCGCGCTCCAGGACAGCGTCTCCCTCACCTGGAACTTCACCCACCGGGTGCACCAGGAACGCTTCGAGGCGTATGTGCGCTCCGGCGGCGGAGCCGACCCCGTCGTCTCCTACTTCATCTCCGGCGGCGTACGGCCGTAA
- a CDS encoding MFS transporter — translation MGHPRGTARTWALAALCAAQFMSMLDSTVVNLAMQSIRGDLDAGVSGLQWVVGAYVLAFACLLLTGGSLGDRFGRKRMFLSGLTVFTGGSLLCAAAQTLPTLVLGRVVQGLGAALFVPTTLAVLTHLFPEPKERARAIGVWAGVSALALPLGPLLGGFLVDGFGWPSVFLVNGPVGIAALAVSYRALPETPMTRRPVDLPGQVLGICWLGGVTYALIEAEHEGWGSPRIAALLALAVVALALFLVVEKRAAQPMVPLGLFRDGRFAACNGVLFAVAFGLLSSFLFLSLFLQQVQEYTPAEAGLRMLPLLLPAAAAAPVAGRLAGRYGPVLPMTCGLVMAGGALLALSAADATTPYARWWPVLVPLGAGVGMTVTPTNAALMASVEQAKAGIASATSIASQQVGNVLGIAVVGAVVTMGFSASLTERAAQLDMSPGAAERLVDAAVGSSLGVGRSERGGQGETIDRAFADGIGQGLVVSGSAYLFGAALTLAFVREREQPQSSGAALAGSRKP, via the coding sequence TTGGGACATCCGCGGGGCACCGCACGTACCTGGGCGCTCGCGGCGCTGTGCGCGGCCCAGTTCATGTCGATGCTCGACAGCACGGTGGTCAACCTGGCGATGCAGAGCATCCGCGGGGACCTCGACGCCGGCGTATCGGGTCTTCAGTGGGTCGTCGGCGCGTATGTGCTGGCGTTCGCCTGTCTGCTGCTGACCGGTGGCTCGCTCGGCGACCGCTTCGGCCGCAAGCGGATGTTCCTGTCGGGCCTGACGGTCTTCACCGGCGGGTCCCTGCTGTGCGCGGCGGCGCAGACACTGCCGACTCTCGTACTGGGCAGGGTCGTTCAGGGACTCGGCGCGGCCCTGTTCGTGCCGACCACTCTGGCCGTCCTCACCCACCTCTTCCCGGAACCGAAGGAGAGGGCCCGTGCGATCGGCGTCTGGGCGGGCGTCTCCGCGCTGGCGCTGCCCCTCGGCCCGCTGCTCGGCGGCTTCCTGGTGGACGGCTTCGGCTGGCCCAGCGTGTTCCTGGTCAACGGGCCCGTCGGCATTGCCGCGCTGGCCGTCTCGTACCGTGCGCTGCCCGAGACGCCGATGACGCGGCGTCCGGTCGACCTGCCCGGTCAGGTGCTGGGCATCTGCTGGCTGGGCGGTGTGACCTATGCCCTGATCGAGGCGGAGCACGAGGGCTGGGGCTCCCCTCGGATCGCGGCGCTGCTCGCTCTCGCAGTGGTGGCTCTTGCCCTGTTCCTCGTCGTGGAGAAGCGTGCCGCCCAGCCCATGGTCCCCCTCGGGCTGTTCCGCGACGGGCGCTTCGCCGCCTGCAACGGCGTGCTGTTCGCCGTCGCCTTCGGCCTGCTCAGCTCGTTCCTCTTCCTCTCGCTCTTCCTCCAGCAGGTGCAGGAGTACACCCCGGCCGAGGCGGGACTGCGCATGCTGCCGCTGCTGCTGCCCGCTGCCGCCGCCGCTCCCGTGGCGGGACGGCTTGCGGGACGGTACGGCCCTGTGCTGCCGATGACCTGCGGGCTGGTGATGGCGGGCGGCGCGCTGCTGGCCCTGTCCGCCGCGGACGCCACCACGCCCTACGCGCGGTGGTGGCCGGTGCTGGTGCCGCTGGGAGCGGGGGTCGGGATGACGGTGACGCCCACCAACGCGGCGCTGATGGCGAGCGTGGAGCAGGCCAAGGCGGGGATCGCGTCGGCAACTTCCATAGCCAGCCAGCAGGTTGGCAACGTGCTCGGCATCGCGGTCGTCGGCGCCGTGGTCACCATGGGCTTCTCGGCGTCGCTGACGGAACGTGCCGCTCAGCTCGACATGTCCCCCGGGGCCGCGGAGCGGCTGGTGGACGCCGCGGTCGGGAGCAGCCTCGGCGTGGGGCGCTCGGAGCGCGGCGGGCAGGGAGAGACGATCGACAGGGCCTTCGCCGACGGCATCGGCCAGGGGCTCGTGGTCAGCGGCTCCGCCTATCTCTTCGGCGCCGCGCTGACGCTGGCGTTCGTACGTGAGCGCGAGCAGCCGCAGTCGTCCGGGGCGGCGCTCGCCGGGAGCCGGAAGCCGTAG
- a CDS encoding helix-turn-helix transcriptional regulator, whose product MSDLTLVENVRVFADVETARRRLGLAHPDVLICRGAATDDVRDLALSCQEQGTKLLSLLEGPEEQQLALASEVPADGFLLAADLTVESLGESLTRLTSGEMPLPASLSRWLLGQLREGAPHRSERSYSLTPRESETLHLLSKGLSNKQIARSLHISQHGAKRHVANVIAKLNCPNRTLAVALALREGLIEDSGDEGV is encoded by the coding sequence ATGAGCGATCTGACCCTCGTGGAGAACGTACGTGTCTTCGCCGATGTCGAGACGGCGCGCCGGCGGCTGGGACTCGCACACCCCGATGTGCTCATCTGCCGCGGCGCCGCCACCGACGACGTAAGGGATCTCGCGCTGAGCTGCCAGGAGCAGGGAACGAAGCTGCTGTCGCTGCTGGAGGGCCCGGAGGAGCAGCAACTCGCCCTGGCTTCCGAGGTTCCGGCCGACGGTTTCCTCCTCGCCGCGGACCTCACGGTCGAGTCGCTGGGTGAGTCGCTGACACGGCTGACGAGCGGTGAGATGCCGCTCCCGGCATCGCTGTCCCGCTGGCTGCTCGGGCAGTTGCGGGAGGGCGCCCCGCACCGCTCGGAGCGCTCCTATTCGCTGACGCCCCGTGAGAGCGAGACTCTGCACCTGCTGTCGAAGGGCCTGAGCAACAAGCAGATCGCGAGATCGCTGCACATCTCGCAGCACGGGGCGAAGCGTCACGTCGCCAACGTCATCGCCAAGCTCAACTGCCCCAACCGCACGCTCGCGGTGGCGCTCGCACTGCGCGAGGGCCTGATCGAGGACTCGGGCGACGAGGGCGTCTGA